The region TGCTGCCATCGGAGTCGGCGGGTGGTCCGGCATCATCGTCGGTGAACGAGAAGGAACTCATGACTCGGGGAGTACCGTAAGTGTGGGCCAACATAAAAGCGACCGCCATCTGAAGTACCAATGACAATTATCGTTCGATACGTTCTCGACTTTTTATTTCCATGAGCATGGTAAGCAGCAGATGATTTGACGTGACCCCGTGAACTTATAATTAATGTTTCAAAGCTCACCTTGTATGCCTTGGAGCTCTTGTAGGTGAGGACACTTCCGCCGCGCTGAGTGTCATGGTTGTCGACGAACACGAAAGCATCATCGGATGACATAAGGTCCCAGTCTTCACCCCAGTTCGTCAACCACCTGAGATCGTTGTTTCCCTGGAAGCAATTACTCAGCTCCGTACCATACTTGAATTCGGTAACTCTGCCAAGGTCCGTGTACTCCGATGCGGAAATCGCTTCGCCTCCGTGATCGATGACCTCTTGGAAAATGAACGGGCTAGTGTATGAATCGAAGCCTTGGTAGATATTAAGAGTCTCCAGGCTGTCGTAAATGACCTCCAAATCAGCGGGCCACATGTGCTTAGCTGCGTCGATACTGTCCATGAAGATAGAAGTAAACAAACTCATTAATAATGGATGTTCTTCTACTATGTTAAGAGACTGAAAAAGAATACCGGATGTTATAATATGTCTTACCGGAAGCCAGCTACGCCCATCTCAATCAGTTTGTTCATGTACTCCACGATCTCAGCGCGGACATAATCTTGCGACTGGTCAAGATCCGCAAGACCCTCCAAATAGCAGTTTCGCACCTGATAGGCATCCAGGTAGCTCGAGATGGAACATGAAGTATGGAAGTTGTCTGATGTGTAGGGAACTCCAGGCCATGATAGTGAGGAATAGTAAGCCTGAGATCCAGCAGTTCCGTAGGAGCCATCGTCTGCCACTGAGGACATATGGTTGAAGACGGCATCCACGTAAATTCTGACGCCAACAGTGTTGCAACGTTCTACCATATCCTTGAATTCGTCCTCAGTGCCAGATCTAGTCGTCAGTATGTAGGAAACTGGCTGGTAACGTTCCCACCAAGGCCGGTCGGAAATTATCAGATTTTCATTCGGAGGCGAGACctgtgagaagaaaaaaagtgtaaTGTTCGTTCACGGCGGATCATTCTCCTCGCAATTGCTTACCTGGACACCTCCGTATCCTTGCGGGGCGAGGAAGTTTTCACATTCATCTGCAATGTCGCTCCATTTCCACTCGAAGAGGTGCACCATGACATCGTGGTTATCCCAGTAATGGGGATCCTTGACGCCGGTGTCAGCGGTCGCAATCGCGACGAGTGTCAGTAACGTCACACTCAGCAACATCTTGAGCATTCTGTACCCAGATTTCAGAATCtttcttatttatattctaatGCAATCTAATCGTCCAATTctatacaatattattttcatattattgtgGTGGCTTATTCGTCTTATCGTTGATCCAGATATTACagaaatcaaatatatatCGGTAAATATCATCAGTTTCTATAGGTAATTGATTCACGATTCAAATCTCAAGCATGTACATTTCAAATACAGGCACTGACGATCTACTACAAATGATGCTGGCATACTGCACACGCACAAATTTTGTTCACCGTACGCACATATATCAGTAACTTTAACTGATTGTATGTAACGAGAGATTCATATTATTTCTTGACATCATCATATTATCATCAGTCCTGACCATTGAGAACTCAAATGTGTGTAAAAATGATCATTATCTTCgaataatatatgaatatttgtTGATTTTATCGATAATTGTTTCACCATTGAAATCCAAAGCTACGTCACATAGTGGGTTAACGGTCGCGCGAAATGTACACACCGCTCGTCATTTCCACGGTCTGATTTTACTCCGCCTTACATGCCCATGAACGGTTCCTTTTAACCTTTGGAATTTGTAAGCTTATTGCGGTAAGTAGATTCCAGCTATGATCCCAGTGTCATGGTCCATGATAATTGTAGCAATTGTCATAATCTTCGGGCAGGGTTGGAAATACAAAATcatgatattattatcatgaCTCTGTTATATCTGCCTATGAATCGAACTAACAGTCTCTAGTATTGATATGAAAACCTCATATAACTTCgataaatgaaattgaaattatgtaatGAAACAATAAGAATTAAGTTCAGTAGCGTTGCAATCAGTCACGTACTTCCATGATCTTTTGCTGTGTGCATTGTGAAAAGATGTGAAAATTCTCATTACCAGTTGTTCAGTATTTCAACTACTGCATTACAGTTCAAAACACAGCGTACAATTTCTTGAATTCGATCGTACTTTGTCACgcaatttcactttttttttttagaatgaCCTTGCATAGGTCACAATTATATCTCACTATTCGTATCTATGTTATTGAGGTAGGGACCAGAACAAACATTCATGAACGCAACAGAGTGCGGTTAAGGTTCGAACAGATATTTTACCGAGAGATTGGTCTATTTTCTTGAATCAGTAACCGATAGAATTGATAGCTTCCAATTGATTATTCGAAGGAATCGATCAGAGATAATGAATAGCTGTCAGGATTGATGACAAGATATACCATGagagaaaagtgaaaatgacATTAGATTAGTGGTTCACCGATAAGATTATAGAGGAATATAAATTGAATCGTTTCAATCACCTTGTACAATATCCAAAATGCTGGTCGGTATTACGTTGCTGTCCCTGGCCACCGTTGTGGCTGCTACCACAGGGCCCCATTACTGGGATGATCACAATGGCATGGTGCACCTTTTTGAATGGAAATGGAGTGACATTGCTGATGAATGTGAAAGGTTTCTTGGGCCGAAGGGTTACGGAGGTGTCCAGGTTAGTAATTGATCTGACAAACAGCCGGTGCTGAATCAAGAGTCGACACTCAGTTCTATTTCTTTCACAGGTCTCACCCCCGAATGAAAATATCATAATTGATACCAGACCTTGGTGGGAGCGCTACCAGCCAGTTTCTTACAAATTGGTAACCAGATCTGGCGACGAGGATTCATTCAGGGACATGGTGACACGATGCAACAACGTGGGCGTCAGGATCTACGTCGACGCCATCATTAACCACATGTCATCAACGGCAGACGATGGGACATATGGCACTGCTGGCTCTCAGGCTTTTTATTCGGAGAGGTCATGGCCTGGGGTTCCCTACACTTCGGTCGACTTCAATTCGGCCTGTGAAATCACGAGCTATCAAGATGCCGCTAACGTCCGGAACTGTGAATTGGTTGGTCTTGCGGATCTCAATCAAGCAACGGAATGGGTCCGCGAAAAGATTGTGGAGTACATGAATAACCTGATAGAAATTGGTGTAGCTGGCTTCCGGTGAGGACGAAAAATATAACTGGCAGCATATTTCGACCTTTCTTAACATACTGGATGAGCTGAGTTGCTGAGCAACTGTGCATTCCACGATTTATTGATCGAAATTTCCTTTCATTGATAGTATTGATGCAGCTAAGCATATGTGGCCAGAGGATTTGGAAGTCATTTATAACAGCCTGGATGATCTGAATACAGATCAAGGCTTCGACGCAGATAGTCGACCATTTATCTTCCAGGAGGTTATCGATTACGGCGGTGAAGCAATTTCGGCATCGGAGTATGTGGACCTTGGCAAAGTTACCGAATTTAAGTACGGTTCAGAGTTGAGTAATTGCTTCAAAGGAAACAACGATCTCAGATGGTTAACCAATTGGGGTGAAGACTGGGGTCTCATATCCTCCGATGATGCTTTCGTGTTCATCGACAATCACGATACCCAGCGTTCTGACGATGTGCTCACATACAAGAGCTCAAAGGCGTATAAGGTCTGCTGGCAAAGTTCCAAGACCAAACTTTCGCTGCTTACAATGTGTATGGatgtaataaatttagaaCCTAATATGAAACCTTGATTGTTAATGTTATGTTAGATGGCGGTCGCCTTCATGCTGGCTCATCCTTTCGGCACCCCCCGAATTATGAGCTCCTTTTCATTTGACGACAGTGACGACGGTCCACCCGCCGACTCCGACGGCAACATCGTTTCACCCATCATTAATTCCGATGACACATGTGGAAACGGATGGGTCTGCGAGCATCGTTGGCGCCAGATCTACAACATGGTTGCATTCCGAAATGCCGTAAATGGAACCAGTGTCAATGACTGGTGGGACAACAGCAGCAACCAAATTTCCTTCTGCCGTGGTGGCGCCGGATTCATTGCATTTAATTTGGACTCCTGGGACCTCCAACAGACCCTCCAGACTTGCCTTTCCGCTGGTACCTACTGTGACGTCATATCCGGCAGCTTGGTGGACGGTAGCTGTACAGGAAAGTCCGTAACCGTAGGCAGCGACGGTACCGCTTACATCGAGATATTGACTACCGAGGAGGATGGTGTACTTGCTATTCATCAGAACGTGAGTGAAGACGCGCTATGTTTACAGTTTTCACGATTCTAACtttcatttccattttttcaggCAAAGCTGTAAAGACGTTGATAACTCAGATCACTGCACAGTGTGTCGGTGAGAGATTCATATCGTCGGTGTATCATGAAAAATCATGACGTTTTAACGCATCATGTACTTCCAATTGTACGAAAAACTTGTTTACTGTTTATCCTGAACCACTTCCTCTGACGACAAGGAGCTTATGTCCATTGTTCACGTCTATATTGTAATAAGTCACCCCTCACAGCTGTCTTGCGCTGTCGTCATTTtcgataaatattaattgttaaaatttttatatgaaaattaatttgtataaTCTGTTGTAAATAGAATACCcattttatacgtacatagtTTCTTTGTGAAATTTGAAGCTTTTCCAGGAATCCATGCGAGGAGCAAAGGTTGATTAATGAAAGATTATGTATCACCCTAAGTGGGTCTATATCAGCTTGCTTCGCTTCTTTATTGTTATCGACAGAGGAAACAAGTGGTCGAGAATGAGGTGACTGATTATTTGCGATCAGTTATGAATAAGCCCGTGGCACGCGTCTTTGCGTCAATTTCTTCTACCAGCGCCAAGCCATTCTTCAAAGCCACGCAATTTCGTGATATAAACAATAACTGTTAACGCGTAGATCGAAATCATTCCTTGCGGCGCTAATTGAAAGATTGGGGCTTATATCTATAATTAAGATAAGATAAGTACATACAGGCATAATTTAGCGATAGTAAGTAAGTTTTTGAACACAAACTTGAAAATTGTACTATCAGAAGGTGGAGTGCatcgatatttatttgaaactaTAATCAACTAGCAACATATGAGATACATCATTGATAAATGAATTTGTTTGCTGGCATAATTCAAGGCTGAATTTGAGGTGAATTCCTAAGTGAAAGTTACCGCAGatcaaagataaaaattttcgtcttgAGGATATTAAATACGTTCAATTTATACACAAAACGAAAGTGGatctttataattaataaacttGGCGCTTACCTCACTAGTCGTTGTCAAACAATTCGGACTCAGTGTTGGCTCTGCGGATCCGGCTGATTGTGCAAGAATGGTCACAAACTggaaataatgagaataatGAATGAGAGATCCTCAGCCTGAAAGTGTCCATTATAAACTTTAAATCCAGTCACCGGTACTTCAAGCGTGctgatttattgaaataaatttagataattgttttttcatcattttcgtGATTGATTCCCCTTGAAAATAAAGTATTCCATgagaaagtaaaaagaaaaaattattgaatcaaTTAGTGTTAATCAGAATGTCGATTAAACTATGGTATAACATCCCTAAAATGACATTAAgttcagatttgaaaaatcttggTTTTTGTTCCTCTAAATCCAACAAAATTCTAGATTTACTCCTAGACGTCAGTGAAAActaattgattttttagaaACTCGAATTTATAGTTTCGACTGAAATGCGACTATCAGATTTTAGCTGTGTTAGATTGCTGCGATCGCTAGACGAAGTTTTTCCAAATCCGTGCAAGGGGGTATGGATGAAAAGTCGGCGGAAAAAGTGAGCGAATTTTGGGAATTTGTATCTCAATAACCATTTGTTTAATTCATTtgctgtttttctttttcaaaacaaCGTATTCCAAgcttcaataatattttttttaacttgaaTCAATTAACAGAAAGCATTGCTATCGATAATAACGTCAAACAGTTTTCTCGGTAACGCGtttgtttgaatttgaaattcgatttgtcgttcgaaattcaaaactttttaatTTAGTGctaggaaaagagaaaaaaaaagaaaaaatttctataccaTCCCCACACCCTCCCGTGCCTAAAACCGATGACGTAGCTTACGGACGCTTCTAGAGATCCGCATAGGATGCCCGTTCTCGCCGATTTGCGACCGGCAGCTTTGCAGATGTAGCTCCGCTTCTCCCACTTATACTCCCCCCCACCAATAACGTTACCCCCACTTCGAGCGATCGGAGTGGTGGGGCAACGGTAGGTCTCAGTGATAGCTCGAGTATTAGAGAACGCATAAAactttaattaattattaactcaaaattttatataaaaagtTAAATATAACATAGTCTATAGCGCTTCTGCAATAATAAggaacaatttaaaaaagtttcatcaaaatccaTCATATAGATCTTAAGTTAAATCCTTACAAGCATATATACAAAGaattttacatatatatatatatctattagTACagagtatattattatatttactcTGATATTTCAGCGAATTAGCATCTTGGAGAATCTGGATGGAGGATAACACGGAATGTTTAATTTTCCACAGTCGTTTTTCATGACACTGAAGCCAAGGGAGTTTTAACACGCtcaaaaatatataggtaCAGGTACATGTTTTACGTTTCGATCTATGCTATAGTCGAGATCAAAGTTTGAACTTGTATAGGATTTATTGTCAGGATAGATCTGATAACGTGATaattaggtaaaaaaaaaattgaatatgaaactgtgaaaaatttactggGAAAAAATGCTcattaaaaaaacaagaataatacaaccagttcaaaaaaaattgaaacgacgATATCGTCAATTGTTATCTCTTCAATCGCGACGTCCATCATCTGCAGAGGAATTACAGCTTTGCCTGAAaaacgtataaataaaaagtataagCTGTAAAAAAGGAGCCTAATCTTTGCAATGGAATAACGTGACAATTAGGGGCCGGTTCGACTTACGTTCTGATGAATAGCGAGAACACCGTCTTCCTCAGAGGTCAAGATCTCGATATACGCTGTACCGTCATTATTAACGGTTACGCTCTTTCCTGTGCAGCTACCGTTGATTAAGTTGCCGGATATGACGTCACAGTAGGTACCAGCGGAAAGGCAAGTCTGGAGGGTCTGCTGGAAGTTCCAGCTGTCCAGGTTGAAAGCGACGAATCCGGCTCCACCACGACAGAAAGCAATCTGGTTGCTGCTGTTGTCCCACCAGTCGTTGATTCCAGTTCCCTTAACGGCATTACGGAATCCAACCATGTTGTAGATCTGGCGCCAACGGTGCTCGCAGATCCACCCATTTCCACACGAATCGTCGGAATTAATGGTAGGGGAAAGGATGTTTCCATTCCAGTCGGCTGGCGGACCAGCTTCACTGTCCGTGAAATCGAAGGAGCTCATGATTTGAGCAATACCATAGGGGTGGGCCAACATGAAGGCAGTCGCCATCTGTAATCAAGTTAATTAAAAACTTCGATCTTTCTTAGGTGTCGGTAGATGTTTCCTACGACCCGTTAGCTCACCTTGTACGGCTTAGAATTCTTGTGGGTGAGGATACTTCCACCACCACCGTGACCACGCTGGTTGTCATGGTTGTCGATGAACACCAGAGCATCACTGGATGTCAGGAGACCCCAAGCTTCACCCCAGTTGGTCAGCCACCTAAGAGCGTTGTTTCCCTGGAAGGCGTTACCCAGCTCCAAACCATGCTTGAATTCGGTAACTGTTCCAAGGTGTACATATTCCGATGCTGTAATTGCTTCGCCTCCCTGATCAATGACCTCTGAATATATGAAGGGGCGACTGTTCGCTGGGAAGCCATGATTCGTGTTGAGATTGTTCAACCGGTTGAAGATGATCTCCAAATCCCCGGGCCACATGTGCTTAGCTGCGTCGATACTGTTGGTAAAGTGATAAGAAATTGagctttttctctcttcctttgTAGAGAAACTGAAGCAACGAATGTAGAGGTTGGTTGTAGCTTACCGGAAGCCAGCAACACCGATGTCAATAAGGTTGTTCATGTACTCGACAATCTTGTCGCGAACCCAGTCTGTTCCCTGGTTGAGATCCGGGAGACCGCTCAGCTCGCAGTTTCGTACCTCAATGGCGTTTTGGTAGCTTGATATGGAGCAGACTGAATTGAAGTCGTTCCAACCGTAGGGGACCTCGGGCCACCATCTGTCACCGTGATAAGCCGATGATCCGCCAGTTCCGTATGCTGGAAGCGGTGCCGACGCGGACATGTGATTGATGATGGCGTCGGCGTAGATCCTTACACCGACGTTGTTGCAGCGCGTTACCATGTCCCTGAGAGCAGCTTCGTCGCCAGATCTGGTCACCAGCTTGTAAGAAACGGGCTGGTAGCGCTCCCACCATGGCCTGTTGCTGATTATCAGGTTTTCATTCGGGGGCgaaatctgtaaaaataaaaggtcTCTTTGGAGCTCTTCGCAACGCAGTTATGGCCGACCGTTCGGTTCCGGAAATGTTACCTGAACACCGCCGTAGCCTTTCGGCCCAAGGAATCTTTCACATTCATCTGCAATATCGCTCCACTTCCACTCGAAAAGATGTACCATACCATCACGGTTGTCCCAGTAATGGGGATCCTTGGTGGCGGTCGCAACCGCGGCGAGAGCTAGCAGCGTCACACCGAGCAGCATGGTCAATACTTTGTGTTCTGGATTGAGGTGGTTggtgaatttatattttaccgAAATCTAATCGGTACGTCAATAATCCTGTGTTATTTTCATCCGTCATTTGTGACATATCTCAATTAAAATCTTGACCCCACGAAAATCAAATGCGAAGAGACACTGATTGATCGAAATTGATCGATTCTATTTTAGAATTCGCAGCGTTACGTGATTCTATCATCGACCATCGCACACTAACAATAAAAGATGATTCTGGAaagaaattcatatttttcatgtcATCCTGCAAGATGTCCCTAAATTGTTATGCTGGAAACTAATGTCAACACACTCTGTTCACTTAACGTGATTCTGCTGGTCAATCTTTATAGCAGTTTTGCTCTCTTATCAGCTCAGGTAATCTTCAGTCAGTagtgtattgaaaatttaacgtcAGTCACAAGTTGTGCGGAAGTCGCTTTCTTGGAAGCTTGATTTTATCAACTTGACCCGGTAAAGCTAACCGAAAAAGTactgagaaaagaaaatcttcgTCCaacaaaacatttattttcagaGTAGAGTTTGTTGTTCGAATATTTTCTTAATAAGGTAACAAAAAATCGCACAAAATCAACTATACAGTACAGATATTTTTAGAGTAACGAAAGACTCGTTGAGATAAATTCAGTTCAAGTAATAAAATGCATT is a window of Neodiprion pinetum isolate iyNeoPine1 chromosome 4, iyNeoPine1.2, whole genome shotgun sequence DNA encoding:
- the LOC124217720 gene encoding alpha-amylase 2-like — protein: MGPCGSSHNGGQGQQRNTDQHFGYCTRMLKMLLSVTLLTLVAIATADTGVKDPHYWDNHDVMVHLFEWKWSDIADECENFLAPQGYGGVQVSPPNENLIISDRPWWERYQPVSYILTTRSGTEDEFKDMVERCNTVGVRIYVDAVFNHMSSVADDGSYGTAGSQAYYSSLSWPGVPYTSDNFHTSCSISSYLDAYQVRNCYLEGLADLDQSQDYVRAEIVEYMNKLIEMGVAGFRIDAAKHMWPADLEVIYDSLETLNIYQGFDSYTSPFIFQEVIDHGGEAISASEYTDLGRVTEFKYGTELSNCFQGNNDLRWLTNWGEDWDLMSSDDAFVFVDNHDTQRGGSVLTYKSSKAYKMAVAFMLAHTYGTPRVMSSFSFTDDDAGPPADSDGSISSPIFYSDNSCGNGWVCEHRWRQIYNMVGFRNAVKGTTINDWWDNSSNQISFCRGGAGFIAFNLDSWDLQQTLQTCLSAGTYCDVISGSLVDGSCTGKSVTVGSDGTAYIEILTTEEDGVLAIHQNAKL
- the LOC124217217 gene encoding alpha-amylase 2-like — encoded protein: MVHLFEWKWSDIADECERFLGPKGYGGVQVSPPNENIIIDTRPWWERYQPVSYKLVTRSGDEDSFRDMVTRCNNVGVRIYVDAIINHMSSTADDGTYGTAGSQAFYSERSWPGVPYTSVDFNSACEITSYQDAANVRNCELVGLADLNQATEWVREKIVEYMNNLIEIGVAGFRIDAAKHMWPEDLEVIYNSLDDLNTDQGFDADSRPFIFQEVIDYGGEAISASEYVDLGKVTEFKYGSELSNCFKGNNDLRWLTNWGEDWGLISSDDAFVFIDNHDTQRSDDVLTYKSSKAYKMAVAFMLAHPFGTPRIMSSFSFDDSDDGPPADSDGNIVSPIINSDDTCGNGWVCEHRWRQIYNMVAFRNAVNGTSVNDWWDNSSNQISFCRGGAGFIAFNLDSWDLQQTLQTCLSAGTYCDVISGSLVDGSCTGKSVTVGSDGTAYIEILTTEEDGVLAIHQNAKL
- the LOC124217723 gene encoding alpha-amylase-like — protein: MLLGVTLLALAAVATATKDPHYWDNRDGMVHLFEWKWSDIADECERFLGPKGYGGVQISPPNENLIISNRPWWERYQPVSYKLVTRSGDEAALRDMVTRCNNVGVRIYADAIINHMSASAPLPAYGTGGSSAYHGDRWWPEVPYGWNDFNSVCSISSYQNAIEVRNCELSGLPDLNQGTDWVRDKIVEYMNNLIDIGVAGFRIDAAKHMWPGDLEIIFNRLNNLNTNHGFPANSRPFIYSEVIDQGGEAITASEYVHLGTVTEFKHGLELGNAFQGNNALRWLTNWGEAWGLLTSSDALVFIDNHDNQRGHGGGGSILTHKNSKPYKMATAFMLAHPYGIAQIMSSFDFTDSEAGPPADWNGNILSPTINSDDSCGNGWICEHRWRQIYNMVGFRNAVKGTGINDWWDNSSNQIAFCRGGAGFVAFNLDSWNFQQTLQTCLSAGTYCDVISGNLINGSCTGKSVTVNNDGTAYIEILTSEEDGVLAIHQNAKL